AGTATTAGAATTGGAGGTTTATACTCTTAGAGTTGATgagaaatggagaaatttggGCCAAGTTCCATGTCCTGTATGGCATGATTTTGGACAGGTTTGTGTGAATGGGGCTCTTCATTGGATGGATCCCGTCGATAAGGACAGCATTTACTCCTTCGATATTGAGACTGAAAAGCTCAAGTCTGTGCCAGGTCCACCTGGTCTGGTATTTCCGTTCAAGCTTTTGACCCAAGCAGAGTCGCAGCGATCTACGTGTGCACCCTCGTGTTTGACGCTAGTAGAGTTGGGGAATTGTCTGTGTTTAACTGACGATAGTGGTAGCATTTATGGGCATATTGATATATGGTGGATGAAAGAATATGGAATAGCTGAATCTTGGACTAAAGTTCGCATTTTGACTTGTTTGGGGCCGGCTGGTTTTGGGCTTGATAtttgttttcaaaagtatttgcCGATACTAATCTGGAAAGATGGAGAAATCTTGATGCAAGGAAAAAAAGGCTCACAGCTACTTTCttacaacccaaaagacatgacttttaCGATGATCCCCATTAGCAGGGGTATTGGAACTATAGCGACTAGATATCTTCCAAGTTTTTACTCACTCAAGACTCTCGTGAGGGACAACTTTCAAAGTCTCAAATGTTTATCTGAATGAAAGCTGAGATAGTTTAGATATTTAGTCTGTCTTAATTCCTCCATGGTTTTGTGTTTGCTTGTACGTCTCTGGGTTCATTTGGTTTAGAACGGCTTTTACCGTTTTGTGGATGCTTTTGAATTCTGGTAGAACAACAACTGTCTGTATTATGTTGTCCATTTCAATACTCTTTAAGTTATGTCAATtgcaaaagcctctaaaactgcattttctttattcatttcatTCTGCACTCGTCTGAATTGAGCGACCTTCAAAAGGAACA
This portion of the Capsicum annuum cultivar UCD-10X-F1 unplaced genomic scaffold, UCD10Xv1.1 ctg81910, whole genome shotgun sequence genome encodes:
- the LOC107853593 gene encoding F-box protein At3g07870-like; this encodes MDIPVEDYPMLRLIGSCNGFIGLMTNIYDINTSVYISNPLLGHREVLELEVYTLRVDEKWRNLGQVPCPVWHDFGQVCVNGALHWMDPVDKDSIYSFDIETEKLKSVPGPPGLVFPFKLLTQAESQRSTCAPSCLTLVELGNCLCLTDDSGSIYGHIDIWWMKEYGIAESWTKVRILTCLGPAGFGLDICFQKYLPILIWKDGEILMQGKKGSQLLSYNPKDMTFTMIPISRGIGTIATRYLPSFYSLKTLVRDNFQSLKCLSE